CCCACCTGGCTCACCAAGAATTGTCCCTGAAAAGCgttgggaagaaatgaaaccctccaacgcccctgggaagtgttggtgagccaggcactgctttgttctggctcccagagacagggagccaatcattccagccccacctgtccctttccagacttttcacacatttctacatttgaacaaacaaacaaattcatgttcattgcttctaatttaccccaattaatgaactaatgaattctcttcattaattaagACTCTAATTAGTAGTCTATCCTTAACTGGCTAATTTGGTCCACGTTCTTTGGTCCTCTTAGCCCTCCTCCTCAGACACAGAGTCTCCAACTCTCAGGCTGCAATGTCTTTGTTAATCCCCTCTGGACCTTCTGGTTCCTCCAACAGGTCCTTGAAGGACCAGGAATTTAAGATCCCAGATGTCCAATCTTCAGCTCCCTCGGGCTTTGTTTATGGAAGCTCATCAGAGCCAGTGCAGAGAAACTCCAAGTTTGGGTGCTTTAAAGATCAAACCGACAAGAGCCCGTGAAAAGAAACCCGGtcagctgctgccactgacTAAAATTTGAGGCAAGTTGGATCATTTCCAacaagaccaacccccaccgcgggggggaccccgcatccccccgcccaccgccggggctctgccgggaaCCGCCACCGGtacacccccaaaaccaaatcccCTCCCGCGGACCCCCCACGATCCCCCCCAGgggcatttgcggctcagctttggagtccttccagctccaaatgTCTTCCCTgcaaagaaccccctttcctgcagccccacccccaaagcagtgctcagCCAATCCGAGCGCGcagcgctgatgactcatcagttgCCAGCCAGACCCGCAGCGCCCAGCGCTCCCCGGacccccccagggtcccccctcggccccagcgccccccgggaCGGGAATTTGGGcaaaggggaggtggggggtgcccaggccgggcccccccgcgccgtcccggccgtggcggctgcggcgggggccgagtgcgggcgggagcggccaagagcccagcgctgccccatcccgacctgccccagctcccacgggaatgggaggagtgggaataggaggggaggagaaagagaaggagggagaggaggagggagagggggaggaggggaaggaggaggaggagaaagaacgcACGTGGATGCACGGCCCGCTGTATCCGCAGCCCCCGCGTCCCGGGAGCATCGCCCCCCGCATCCCGCAGGTgaccggggagggggagctcgcCCCAAATATCTTGAGGGGGATGTTTGGATCTTGCAggaccccaaagctgagccgcaaatgccccttggggggatattggggatccccgggaggtgttttttggggtcccggggtgggttcccggcacagccccgacGATGAGCAGGGGGATGTTGGGTCCCCGGAGCCACGTGGCGATCGCCGGATACCggcggggagtgggggggacacgggacaaaCCCACCGGctttggggacccctgggacaggcGGGGGTTGGAATCTGAAACGGGGGcccggagagggggaactcccggcagtctggagaggaggggggagcagcgagggcggtggggggagccgggacccccggcagcctggagagagggctGGACACCTTGGGATCGCCAGCACcccgaaggcgagagtcaggggagaagggaccctgggaccccGAAACCCCCCGACCACCCTAAAAGGGACCCCGGAGAGGggagcccccgggacccccgggacccccagcagcccagagaagggggatcCCCAGAATGGCAAAGTGAGGAGCCCATAAAGGAAGGACCCCTGGGATTCCCGGGATCTccggcagcccagagagggcggGAACCCTGGAGAGCGGGTTCCCCAATACATGTGAGACCTCCAGCAGCCCACCCAGGAGGGAccccagaaccccaaagtggATGGACCAGCGAGGGGGAACTCCACTGCTGAGAGGGTTgttttgggctgaatcttggtggtttggaggtgATTCCTGGTGATTCCAGGTGACTTCTAGAgatggagctgggcaggagggtgtcagagactggaacagttaatgatttctgcattctaagagacttctgcaggcttttgactttctgatgggcaactgggcccatcccccctcctccagtgcagaagatgtcaagccccgaaaagaaaaggtgggaaGAGACCACGAACTCCGCGCCAAAAAGGGAGACAGCACCCTATGGAAACAACTCCCCGCCTTGGGGGAGCTGCAAAGGATATAGAtactgactggtgactttgggggttttggcggggtttttcttcttcttctcccccaCCGCCTGCGGATCAAGACgtcgctggatccagtgggtggTGATTATACCACTctcacctttccttttttttctcttgctctcccttactcttaccCTGTCTTTCTCTGCCCTAggcatttgttttcctcctcccccgaaaggttatgacagcacccaaaatgtTAACATCCCTATTGATACaaaattgtgaaaataaatcttgtcaatatatgttttcagacaccgattatttagtgtcgttttgctttaatccaccccaaaggaattattgataaaacctgggttacccccccctcttttcctggggtgGGTTGTAACAGAGGGACCGCCAACCCAATGCACCCACACCTTGTTTTCCCTCCTAAACCAGGAAAAATTCATCCCTTTGGGAAGTCTGTCTCTAAACTCTATGGCATGAGCCTGTAAGTCTGATATATGTGTATTAGTTTGAGTTACTCTGGGCAGAAGGGAATGAGTTTACATAGAAtaattccttcccaaagcttggccagatggaggaggaggctgcgaggaagaggaagatgccccaggacccccaggcaggtgaggaggaagtcagtgcccctttgccctgtcttgtcctgtatctcccagctgagcatcgcccccggctgcaggacaaccccgctgccgccaccgtcctgccggggccggagttggggggatgtccttggccttccctctgggccggaggcaaatcccctccctgtccttcttccctcctgccccaggccccgagctgaggacggagagcccggaggacaaatccccccggcagagcctggtgggagaggccgttttgaagggctccacggcgcaggaaggcagcggggagggaaagccacgaaggtgccccaggaggagggtctccaaagccagcccaggatgctctgaggaggaaagacccaccCTGTGCCGGGAAGGGGACGAAagcttgagccagagccctgACCTGGACGTCCATGAGCAGCTTCACACTAGGAaaaagcccttcaagtgcttggactgttggaagagcttcagccagagctcccacctgatctgccaccagcgcacccacactggagaacggccctacaggtgcttggaatgcaagaagaggtttcagaccagcgggaatctcctcctgcatgagcggacacacacaggggagaggcccttcctctgcacccactgtgggaagggcttcatccagaactcccacctcgtcagccaccggcacatccacagcggggagagg
This Pseudopipra pipra isolate bDixPip1 chromosome W, bDixPip1.hap1, whole genome shotgun sequence DNA region includes the following protein-coding sequences:
- the LOC135406087 gene encoding oocyte zinc finger protein XlCOF15-like is translated as MEEEAARKRKMPQDPQAGPELRTESPEDKSPRQSLVGEAVLKGSTAQEGSGEGKPRRCPRRRVSKASPGCSEEERPTLCREGDESLSQSPDLDVHEQLHTRKKPFKCLDCWKSFSQSSHLICHQRTHTGERPYRCLECKKRFQTSGNLLLHERTHTGERPFLCTHCGKGFIQNSHLVSHRHIHSGERPYKCGECGKSFSQSSALTSHQRTHQ